In Lolium rigidum isolate FL_2022 chromosome 7, APGP_CSIRO_Lrig_0.1, whole genome shotgun sequence, the DNA window TGCAGATCACACCATGACATGATTACATTCAGGCTAACACATTGTAGCAACGGCGTATATCAATCTAACCCTTTACAGTGGCATCTTTCATAAGTCCCTTTTTGTAGTGGCAATTTTCCAGTACACAAAGTTGGCAGTGGCTTATATCATGTTCATTTATGGAATAGTGTTGAGTTTCAATAATGGTTCTCTGTTAACTATTTCCACTGACTATTGTATACTATGCTCAGATGGTGCATTTATTAACTTCACTCTTGTTCCAAAGAAGTTATGCATCATGCAGAATTAAGTAGCGGACATTGGATGCAACAATTGCAAGTGGAAACAAGAAAAACTGAATGCAGCTTAAACCTTTGAGTCATGTTAGACACCTAGAAGATGAATGAACAAGAAGGGCATAAGGTAGAGGAACTGTTTGCAGTACTGTGGCAGGGTTTGTCTCTGCAATAAATTATTAACTAGGTAGATTAGCATGTACAAGAGACTGTGTTTTAAAAACAGATGTGGTTTGTGGAATAGTGAAAGACTACAACTGAACAGTACTTCAATTCTCAGCAATTTATGTAGCCAACAAGCCCTTAAATTTGCAACAGTTTATCTAATATAAGAAGGGAGTGACTATTTCTCAGACAACTTAGAAATAATTATTTCTCAGTCATCATTCATAGCTGCCCGATGAAGTCAACTTAGAAATACTTACACAAATCTCAGTATTTAGATCGGGTGGTTCTTAGTGTGGACCTACAAATAGCTATTTCTCAGTCGTGCAAGAAATAGTTATTTCACTTGAGGAGATTGTATGTGTTACCACTTGAATGCCAAATGGTGCCCTCGTCGAATTGTCCTACGATATTGGTCCCATGATAGAGTGGCGTTCCTATTTACACGAAGCAACCTCACCCATCTAAATAAACTAAATCCAGTGTATCATATCCTAAATTTCTTTTCGCGTAACTTCATTTTATATGATATGATCATTCAAAGACAGGAATTTGACATCATACGAGAGTGCTCTGAAGATCTAAACACAACTTAAATTTAACAATAATCACACAAAAGCATCGTGTATATCTGAAAACTAAGTAATACAATTATTATCACGTAGTAATAATAGAGTAATTTCCGGCAAAGGCTTGTTTTAGCAAAAACTAATATGCGGGGTAATTTAAAATGGAGGGAATATCACATAGGTTTGCTTCAAATGCAAGTGCTCGATGCCCCAAATTTGATGAAGTAATACTTATTATTTGATACCCACGAACTTACCTCCTTTCGGTACCGGTTGCCCATAAAGAACAACAAGGCTGGACGAGCGTCAACACCGACATCACCCTTGAAGGGGTTGATGCGGTGGGAGTAAGGCAGGATGACATCCTTGACGAGCGAGGCCTGATCACCACGCAACCGGCCGAAGTCAGAGATGAGGAGTACCGCATTGCTGATCCGGTCCACCACCTTGTAGAGCGCGTTGGGATCCTGGCAGATGAAGACGTGATCCCTCCCTCGGTGCCGCCGCCAGTATGGCTGCCGCTCCAGCCACTCCACCAGCTCGTCCTGCATGGACTCGTCGCTGTACAACAAAGGCGCCACCGTGGCCTCCGCCCCGGAGGCATTGGCGGCTGCCGGAGGGCGGATGGGGTTGACGACGAGGCTGAGGGAGGAGAAGAAGGGCACGTAGAAGAGGTCGGCCTCGGCCGGGTCATCCACGCGGGCCACGGGGCGATCACGCGGGCCGCGGCGACGGAGGTCCTTGAAGAGCCACCACTCCGCCGAGTGCTGGTGTCCCGGATACCGCAGCTCCTCGTCTGCCAGCGTCGCGCCCACATCCGCGGACCCCGGCGGAGCTCGCGCGGACATGTAGCTGCGTACGACGCCGTAGGTGAACTTGGACGGCAGGTCGTAGAGGTAGATCTTGACGGGGGAGGGAGGGGCAGAAGCGGCAGAAAAGGCGGAGGTGGAAGCGAAGGATTGGGAGAGGCGGGAGGCGGAGGGGCCggagggggagaggaggaggaagagtagGGCGAGCGccagcgcgaggaggaggaggaggacagggGAGGGGCGGCGCGACGGCATGATGCGGGCGGCGAGTGCGAAGAGGGATCTGGGGAAGACGTATCGAGGGGGAGGGGGCGACACCAGCGCCGATGCCGGCAAGATGAGAGGCGACGGTCGCGGCTTGCGGGGCGGCCTGCCGCGCTCCCACATGTGGCCGGCCGCAGGCGGGCGCGCGTCCTGCGCCGTGATGGGACAACGGGCGGCGGAGGATCGGAGCGAGTCGGGACGACGGCGATTGGGGCAAAGGAGTGGGCTTAGTGGCTCCCACTAGCTGTGCTACTGGTTTTAGGTCCCACAGGTCGGTGGCGCGGCAAAAAAATGAGGGGAAAGtgccattttttttttcgaaCTCAACACACCTTCACCATTTATATAGAGCCAAAAATTACGAGAGTGGCAAAATGTAGGACGGGTTACATGTAGCCTTTTTTGAAAa includes these proteins:
- the LOC124676312 gene encoding probable arabinosyltransferase ARAD1, with product MWERGRPPRKPRPSPLILPASALVSPPPPRYVFPRSLFALAARIMPSRRPSPVLLLLLALALALLFLLLSPSGPSASRLSQSFASTSAFSAASAPPSPVKIYLYDLPSKFTYGVVRSYMSARAPPGSADVGATLADEELRYPGHQHSAEWWLFKDLRRRGPRDRPVARVDDPAEADLFYVPFFSSLSLVVNPIRPPAAANASGAEATVAPLLYSDESMQDELVEWLERQPYWRRHRGRDHVFICQDPNALYKVVDRISNAVLLISDFGRLRGDQASLVKDVILPYSHRINPFKGDVGVDARPALLFFMGNRYRKEGGKVRDTLFQVLENEGDVIIKHGAQSRVSRRMATQGMHSSKFCLHPAGDTPSACRLFDALVSLCVPVIVSDHIELPFEDVIDYSNVSIFVDTSKAVQPGFLTSMLRRVSSERILEYQREIQRVKHYFEYEDPNGPVNEIWRQVSVKAPLIKLLINRNKRMVERGTNETDCSCICSIPSEISNSR